One Helianthus annuus cultivar XRQ/B chromosome 12, HanXRQr2.0-SUNRISE, whole genome shotgun sequence genomic region harbors:
- the LOC110894680 gene encoding E3 ubiquitin-protein ligase ATL23: MLLSVVLALFLPCAGMTIVFIAYISLLCYAARYHHQTDPPVKPATQNGLSSGELEKLPVATGKDLVLGVECAVCLDDVEPEQLARMFPGCNHGFHLQCADMWLSKNPVCPVCRNKLDDSFFVSTETNPC, from the coding sequence ATGCTCCTCTCCGTCGTACTCGCCCTCTTTCTACCCTGCGCCGGCATGACCATCGTCTTCATTGCCTACATTTCTTTGCTATGCTATGCCGCCCGTTACCACCACCAAACCGATCCTCCGGTGAAACCCGCCACCCAAAATGGGTTATCTTCCGGTGAGCTTGAGAAGCTTCCGGTTGCCACCGGGAAAGATCTTGTGTTGGGGGTGGAATGTGCCGTGTGTCTAGACGATGTTGAACCCGAACAACTTGCGCGTATGTTTCCGGGGTGTAACCATGGGTTTCATCTACAATGCGCGGATATGTGGTTGTCGAAGAACCCAGTGTGCCCGGTTTGTCGGAATAAACTTGACGATAGTTTCTTTGTTTCTACCGAAACAAACCCGTGTTAA